A genomic stretch from Deinococcus sp. LM3 includes:
- a CDS encoding S8 family serine peptidase: MVSYEAAQTMALSLAPVYRDAGGFPIFFGWGSDLKTVLVNNVADFGQDPAFRRLLARLAQFVVSRLGGPFALAGAPFGEAALVPLEEVEAQLSASPPLAKYEHLVTEPGLVALGGPAIDDEEYAVLAALIAQDSELAVLHTDSEVLTALVVPTVWPAVWWAGLVTQAIKVAGATLKRLRSGRGHGLHATLVEEALRVFGVGDLCAATWTIMKNEAADAAQEEGPYGQLLTRLNDGAARPLLVGHSAGSEHVIELIELAARMELNITFDVALIAPASTHDRVARMLNRHAERLGEVRLLGLDDALEQRDTLLHAPDVPEPIRAALGWLYPHSVLYFVSGVCEAEADTPLVGLRRHHLPHPASHPLVQGYFAQSTGRTVWHNGGDWTHGSLDSDHNWLIAQVQVPNPAVLPTNGEQMDLAQVQVQNPAVLTPDGEQMDRAQLDDGMVAAKKRYVAVNRDFALMGGLPGPGFTDLVAQTSRENRLMHVGQQAALLSLTEAEASELRTQFSSVDLEEDIPHFLSRSPLVPKFKVQNVPYGQALNAVMLTVTDNQSIAIAGVKVVAFTPGGTAFTSLTDAQGVATFNVPVGTTLGPVYILPRSGFYAQKLPALPVAVQLQPLNLPGGSGRDWSTDWIRSGVNLCDGSGVKVAVVDTGVSHNALNVTQARWFLNGKSDSESSALDVDGHGTHVAGVIAAMNQVLGHAPQAELYAARVFDALPGGQAGGASSYDIARAIRWAVSQGCDVINLSLGSSQSSNVIQEACVEAAAMGTLVVAASGNDGLPVVNYPAKLPETVAVGALGVRGTYPASSLHAGAEPPVVQAHGVYRASFSNYGPEVRYLAPGVAVLSCMAAPLGTNPPLGQGVAAMDGTSMAAPQISGLAAALICQGNQPRSAARLRALLVQLDQIMSAVLKPYPGVTGPALPVPVPAANVVKAHSTRPMKANPPRKDGKS, from the coding sequence ATGGTGTCGTACGAAGCCGCGCAGACCATGGCGCTAAGTCTGGCACCAGTGTACCGAGATGCGGGTGGCTTCCCGATCTTCTTTGGCTGGGGCTCGGATTTGAAAACGGTGCTGGTCAACAATGTGGCTGACTTCGGTCAGGACCCAGCGTTCCGGCGATTACTGGCCCGCCTAGCTCAATTCGTGGTGTCCCGGTTGGGTGGCCCGTTTGCATTGGCCGGTGCACCTTTTGGTGAGGCAGCGCTGGTGCCGCTTGAAGAGGTCGAAGCGCAACTGTCGGCATCTCCACCTCTTGCGAAGTACGAACATCTAGTGACCGAGCCCGGCCTCGTTGCGCTCGGAGGACCTGCCATCGACGATGAGGAGTACGCCGTGCTGGCAGCCCTCATCGCACAGGACTCTGAGTTGGCGGTCCTGCATACCGACTCAGAAGTGCTGACAGCATTAGTGGTGCCGACTGTCTGGCCAGCCGTTTGGTGGGCGGGGTTGGTCACACAGGCGATTAAAGTGGCAGGTGCCACGCTAAAGCGGCTGCGCAGCGGACGTGGCCACGGTCTGCATGCCACATTGGTCGAAGAGGCCCTACGCGTTTTCGGCGTGGGTGACCTGTGCGCGGCTACATGGACGATCATGAAGAACGAAGCGGCTGACGCTGCACAAGAAGAGGGGCCATACGGGCAGCTGCTCACACGCCTGAACGACGGCGCGGCGCGGCCCCTGCTGGTGGGCCACAGTGCCGGCAGTGAACACGTGATTGAGCTGATTGAACTTGCAGCCCGCATGGAACTGAACATCACCTTCGATGTCGCGCTGATCGCGCCGGCCAGCACCCATGACCGCGTGGCGCGAATGCTGAACAGACACGCCGAACGTCTCGGTGAGGTGCGGCTCCTAGGACTGGATGACGCTCTGGAGCAGCGCGACACGTTGCTACACGCTCCGGACGTGCCGGAGCCTATCCGTGCTGCACTCGGCTGGCTGTACCCCCACTCGGTGCTGTACTTCGTGTCCGGCGTCTGCGAGGCGGAAGCTGACACGCCACTTGTGGGACTGCGGCGGCACCACCTGCCACACCCGGCGTCGCATCCTCTCGTGCAGGGCTACTTCGCACAGAGCACTGGACGCACTGTCTGGCACAATGGTGGCGATTGGACTCATGGCTCACTGGACTCTGACCATAACTGGCTGATTGCACAGGTGCAGGTACCGAATCCGGCGGTGCTCCCTACCAATGGGGAGCAAATGGATCTCGCCCAGGTGCAGGTGCAGAATCCGGCAGTGCTCACTCCCGATGGGGAGCAAATGGATCGCGCCCAGCTGGATGACGGGATGGTTGCAGCCAAGAAACGGTATGTGGCAGTCAATCGTGACTTCGCGTTGATGGGTGGTCTGCCCGGCCCGGGTTTCACAGATCTAGTTGCGCAGACCAGTCGTGAGAACCGGCTGATGCATGTGGGACAGCAGGCAGCTTTGCTGAGCCTGACCGAGGCCGAGGCAAGTGAACTGCGCACCCAATTCAGCAGCGTCGACCTAGAAGAGGATATCCCTCACTTCCTGTCTCGCTCACCGCTGGTACCGAAATTCAAGGTACAGAACGTTCCATATGGCCAAGCGCTGAACGCGGTGATGCTCACGGTCACGGATAACCAGTCAATTGCCATCGCTGGCGTGAAGGTGGTGGCATTCACGCCAGGCGGTACAGCCTTCACGAGTTTGACTGATGCACAGGGTGTGGCAACATTCAATGTACCAGTCGGCACAACTTTAGGACCGGTCTACATCCTACCCCGCAGTGGGTTCTATGCCCAGAAATTACCCGCCTTACCTGTCGCAGTGCAACTGCAACCCCTGAACCTCCCTGGAGGAAGTGGACGCGACTGGAGCACCGATTGGATCCGCAGCGGAGTGAATTTATGTGACGGAAGTGGCGTGAAAGTGGCCGTGGTGGATACAGGCGTGTCTCACAACGCCCTGAATGTTACGCAGGCCCGTTGGTTTCTGAATGGTAAGAGTGACTCGGAGAGCTCGGCTTTGGACGTTGACGGGCACGGCACACACGTGGCGGGCGTGATTGCAGCCATGAATCAAGTGCTCGGACATGCACCACAGGCTGAACTGTACGCTGCTCGGGTCTTTGATGCTCTGCCCGGCGGACAGGCAGGTGGCGCCTCAAGCTATGACATCGCCCGTGCAATTCGCTGGGCGGTGAGTCAAGGCTGCGATGTGATCAACCTGTCGTTGGGTTCAAGTCAATCCTCGAACGTAATCCAAGAAGCCTGTGTAGAAGCCGCAGCTATGGGCACGTTGGTGGTGGCGGCGTCCGGTAACGACGGTCTGCCAGTTGTGAACTATCCGGCGAAACTACCTGAAACGGTAGCTGTCGGTGCGCTTGGAGTGAGAGGCACATACCCCGCGAGCTCGCTCCATGCTGGCGCTGAGCCTCCAGTTGTCCAGGCTCACGGAGTCTACCGCGCAAGCTTCAGTAATTACGGTCCGGAGGTGCGCTACCTCGCCCCGGGTGTGGCCGTCCTATCATGCATGGCTGCTCCTCTCGGTACGAATCCACCGCTTGGACAAGGGGTAGCGGCCATGGACGGCACCAGTATGGCGGCCCCCCAGATCAGTGGACTGGCAGCTGCACTCATATGCCAAGGAAATCAGCCGCGCAGTGCTGCGAGACTGCGAGCCCTACTGGTCCAACTTGATCAAATCATGTCGGCAGTATTGAAGCCGTATCCAGGGGTGACCGGACCTGCGTTGCCAGTACCTGTTCCTGCCGCCAACGTTGTTAAAGCGCACTCAACCAGACCGATGAAGGCGAACCCGCCTCGTAAGGATGGAAAAAGTTGA
- a CDS encoding MvdC/MvdD family ATP grasp protein, with product MILAISYPGEEHTDDVVARLEKRGLDVLRIDLADFPGRTGLSCTWNSSEGTWAVISTPDGTFDLQGVRAAWWRRVRHPSVDPAVTDPNAAAFVLSETNEAVDGMLDSLDCLWMNPRAADNAAHHKPLQWTVARQVGLVVPDTLVTTDPDHARKFIHRSSGCQTVFKAFIAMADAWRETRLVEASDLDHLESVRLAPVIFQDYVPGVDLRIIHVGEKFYTAELDARSTSYPVDMRMVIGEANVRSVTLPESVEKRLLALQKRLGLVYGAIDMRRTETGEYVFLEVNPAGQWLFVESLTGLPISQAVADQLESMANGTNRSEHINPYSRVAASAPGGSC from the coding sequence GTGATTCTGGCCATCTCCTACCCAGGCGAGGAGCATACCGATGACGTCGTCGCACGTCTCGAAAAACGCGGCCTGGATGTCCTCCGCATTGATCTCGCAGATTTTCCCGGTCGCACTGGTCTGAGCTGCACATGGAACTCTTCCGAGGGAACCTGGGCGGTGATTTCGACGCCTGACGGTACGTTCGATCTGCAGGGCGTTCGGGCGGCCTGGTGGCGCCGGGTCAGACATCCATCCGTCGATCCGGCCGTCACCGATCCCAATGCCGCTGCATTCGTCCTGAGCGAGACGAACGAGGCTGTCGACGGAATGCTGGATTCGCTGGACTGCCTATGGATGAATCCGCGCGCTGCCGACAACGCCGCACACCATAAACCACTCCAGTGGACGGTGGCACGGCAGGTGGGCCTGGTCGTACCAGACACCCTGGTGACGACCGATCCTGATCACGCGCGGAAGTTCATCCACCGTTCCTCGGGTTGCCAGACCGTCTTCAAAGCGTTCATTGCGATGGCAGACGCCTGGCGGGAGACGCGCCTCGTGGAAGCCTCAGACCTTGATCACCTGGAGAGTGTCCGCCTAGCTCCCGTCATCTTCCAGGACTATGTGCCTGGTGTCGATCTGAGAATCATTCATGTCGGCGAAAAGTTCTACACCGCCGAACTGGACGCACGCAGCACGTCCTACCCGGTCGACATGCGAATGGTCATCGGGGAAGCCAACGTCAGAAGCGTCACCCTGCCTGAATCAGTTGAGAAGAGATTGCTGGCATTGCAGAAACGGCTCGGACTGGTATACGGCGCGATCGACATGCGGCGTACGGAGACAGGCGAATACGTGTTTCTCGAGGTCAACCCGGCTGGGCAGTGGCTGTTCGTCGAATCACTGACCGGGCTGCCCATCAGTCAGGCTGTGGCCGATCAGCTCGAGTCCATGGCGAACGGTACGAACCGCTCAGAGCACATCAACCCTTACTCAAGAGTCGCCGCGTCGGCTCCAGGCGGATCTTGCTAG